The Miscanthus floridulus cultivar M001 chromosome 17, ASM1932011v1, whole genome shotgun sequence genome has a window encoding:
- the LOC136518001 gene encoding uncharacterized protein — MAHSPSGSHAAAPSIGDEAFTDAAAEDGGDSNLSALLFDVSQQVQGGLQSMLKMSSEIARCDGEIDAEVERARDAVAEKGRVLHDERERVQKVALAALDILSGGRGAI; from the exons ATGGCCCACTCGCCGTCGGGATCGCACGCGGCGGCGCCGTCGATCGGGGACGAGGCCTTCACCGACGCGGCGGCGGAGGACGGCGGCGACTCCAATCTCTCCGCGCTCCTCTTCG ACGTGTCGCAGCAGGTGCAGGGCGGTCTCCAGAGCATGCTCAAGATGAGCAG CGAGATCGCGCGGTGCGACGGCGAGATTGACGCGGAGGTGGAGCGCGCGAGGGATGCCGTGGCGGAGAAAGGCCGGGTGCTGCACGACGAGCGGGAGAGGGTCCAGAAGGTCGCCCTCGCCGCGCTCGACATCCTCAGCGGCGGCCGTGGCGCCATCTGA